aaaacaaagcactgcagcatccctgccagTGTGGGTCATCTACCACCTTGCTGTGCTTCTTAGcaggctgcaggaagcagctcttccccagcagtgtgtggcaggcagaggcaaagctgtgcagggagaagaTGCTCCCAGCACCAGCCGTCTGGCTAATGCTGCACCATCTGCTTTGGAGGGTGAGGCAAGGTGAATGGCAAGCTTTCGAGGAGCCCATAAATCCTATGTGCAAAGGCTCTTGGAGGTGACATGGGATGTGCATGGAGCAGTGCAGGTTCTGGttgctccctgtgctggaaatTGTCAGGAAGGAGAGTCTGGGGAGATCGCTGGCCCCCAGAAGACATTCAGTGATGAGCCATAGCCTGGGACTCCGGGCTTGGCTGGGAAAAGTCCTTTAGTTGAACATGTTTCAGTGCAGTTGGAAGCTATCTGTGGTTGGAAATGGTGGTGCCGGGGGGGCTTccagtgtccctgcccctctggTACTTGGGCTGCCACTCGGTGAGAAAATGTATAATGCCTCAGTGTTGAAAAATGACTAATCCAGTCCTTGGAAGGTTTGTAGGATACATTCCTTTCTTGCGGTCGATAAAGATAAAGGAGATCGTTCTGCCAGCAAAATTAGTGTAtcaaagaagggggaaaaaaatgacaagagCTACGGAGACAGAAAAATGATTGGGGTAGCCCTGGGATAGTGCTCAGCATCACCACGGCGCCTGTGCCTGCACCGCATGTTCCTGCCCATCTTCACAGCATGAAGTGCAGGCACAGGCACTACGGTCATGCTAGGGGTACTTCCCTACTGGGCTTTTCCAGTGGTTTCTAGAGAGCCACGAGAGACTCGTCCATCGTGCCAAGGCTGTCTATCCATCAGGAAGAGGGGATGATGCCATGTGGCAtgggcagccccagccactTTCCAGCCAGTGGCTGGCCTCCTCTCGCCTTCCTGGCACCACTGTAGGCTGTTGGTGAGGGGCCACAGAGAGCGTTCGCGCCTCGGTCAGGGGCTGCGTGGAGGGGAGGCTAATGTACCGGAGGTGCCTCGGAAATGAGAGCCTTGGATGGGTTCCTGGCCCTATTGATCTGCCGGCAGTTTATGCATCCTGACATTCATAATCTCGGTCGGCACTGATGGTCCAGATTAATGGGCCCAGGGGCTGTCCATCCGTCACTTCACATTAATTACTGAAGAGGTGTTTTTCCAGTGATTTACCTGACAGCAGCCTGTGATGAATCCCCCTAAACAGAGTGGGCAGTGATTAATCATGgggccccagcccagccccactcTCCCTTCCCCTCAACCACAGTGCAGCCCCCCACACCATCCGTCTCCATAAACCCTGTCTGATGCATATTTATAGGGGCAGGGGGGCCTGGCCGCTTGCGGCATGCCTGCTTCTGccaaagatgatgaaaaataaatctctgtcGGGACGGGGTagcaggtgagcagggctgcagcatgCCATGGTCCTGCGCCAGGGTATCCCTGCACTGGGGTTTGCTTTCTGTTGTTCTGTGGCTGCCTCAGGcttctctgtggttttggaTGCCTGAGTAGTGCATGGTCCAAGTGTTCTTCTTCAGCTGCAGATACTGGTCTCTTGGGCTTGAGGGTCCCAGGTAGCAGCTGCCAGAGTGGGGAGGTGCCTCAGTGCTTCTGTCAGGATTTCCCTGCTTCCCCCAAGTCGGATGCACCCCACCAaaggctgtggggctgtggggtgctcCAGGCCCCTAACCGTGTGTGCAGATATGTTATTGTGGGGCAGTGTTGAGGCTCCACAATCCATCACTGTGtgccagctgctgagggagcaaGGGTGGGTGCTGGGACCCTGACTCAGTGacctgggcaggggctgcccccTGTGCGctcagctgtggggctgcagggccgCAGGCGGGGCAGTGATGCTGTTCTCTCCCTGGCAGGCAGTGGTGGCACCATGCAGCAGGAGGCAGCGGGCAGCCGGGTGCGCCGCAGGAAGCCCGACATGGCCCTCTACGTGCCCAAAGCACGGCGGGAGAGAGAGGCACAAGCAGCTGGTGACACACGGGGGGGGCACCGCCGGGAGCCTGAGAACCACCGCCGGGAGCCTGAGAACCACCGCCTGCTGCAGGACTCTGGTTGGGCCAGTGGTGAGGGGCAGAGGCGAAGCCCCCGTGCCAGAACACAGGCAAGCAGAGCAGCAAGGAGGGAGAACAAGGTGGATGCTGGCCCAAAGGAGCTGCAGATGACctctgccaggcacagccaTAGGACGAGAGGCAGCTGCCTTATTGCACTGGAAAGCCTGGAGGCATCACCCAGCTTGTGTGAGCCGTGCCCAGATCCAGCTGttgctcagccctgggacaggcaggACAAAGCATCTCATGAAGAGCCTGGAGagctcagccacagccatgGGATGATAAGGAGTGAGCCTGACTCTCCATCCCCACTgagtgcccaggctggggctgtgaaGGCTACCCCTGagcctggggctgagcccaTTAGCCCAACACCTGCTGCTAGCCCAGCACTGGTTTGTCAGACAGGCCTGAGTGGCGTGTTGGAGCACTTGGGGGACAGCACCCTAGATCCAGCTGGGGACCTCTCCCAAAGCCTGGGAGAGGCTGTCCTGCAGTCAGCAGGGATGGACAGACATAGCAGGGTGCCCCAGTTGGTGGAGGAGATGGTGGGTCCAAAAgcctgggaggaggagaggaaggaggagaggtctctcctggctgagcagagcaAGGGTTGTGCCACTGGGGtacaggaggaagaggagacatggggaggcagggctgtgcttccTGGGGAGAGCACCTTGTCTGCACCAGGAGCCAGCTGTGAACCTGTGTCCTTGAGGGGTAGCATGGGTGACCTTCCAGTACTTCCAGGGGAGAGCACTCCACAGCAAGGCATGGgcagcccatcccagctcccGCCTGTCATGGAGGAGagcactgctggtgctggggaTCCCAGTGGAGAGGGTGACCTGGTGCCTGCTGTGGAGGAAGCAGGCAGCACTTCTGCCTGCACAGATAGCAGTGCTGAGGCTGAGAGCAGTCCATGGGAGGGAGCACCTCTGGAAAGCTGTGAGTCCCCAGTGCCCCTagagctgctgtgccatggcATGCAGGAGATCTCTCCTGCGTCCTGGGTCAAGGAGCTGGCAAGGCCAGATAAGGATGTGGGCTCACTGCAGAAGCACCAGGAGgctgagaaagaagagagaggtctccacagcagctccccaaaGGAAGGACAGACCAGTGCCAGTGCTGAAACCC
This is a stretch of genomic DNA from Sylvia atricapilla isolate bSylAtr1 chromosome 8, bSylAtr1.pri, whole genome shotgun sequence. It encodes these proteins:
- the R3HCC1L gene encoding coiled-coil domain-containing protein R3HCC1L gives rise to the protein MQQEAAGSRVRRRKPDMALYVPKARREREAQAAGDTRGGHRREPENHRREPENHRLLQDSGWASGEGQRRSPRARTQASRAARRENKVDAGPKELQMTSARHSHRTRGSCLIALESLEASPSLCEPCPDPAVAQPWDRQDKASHEEPGELSHSHGMIRSEPDSPSPLSAQAGAVKATPEPGAEPISPTPAASPALVCQTGLSGVLEHLGDSTLDPAGDLSQSLGEAVLQSAGMDRHSRVPQLVEEMVGPKAWEEERKEERSLLAEQSKGCATGVQEEEETWGGRAVLPGESTLSAPGASCEPVSLRGSMGDLPVLPGESTPQQGMGSPSQLPPVMEESTAGAGDPSGEGDLVPAVEEAGSTSACTDSSAEAESSPWEGAPLESCESPVPLELLCHGMQEISPASWVKELARPDKDVGSLQKHQEAEKEERGLHSSSPKEGQTSASAETLSQTSPGAEESWDVLFNDDGDCLDPRLLEELSGGEKHQESQQSPRFNYYGAEPAAPDISDDELPHVIEIYDFPSDFRTEDLMRVFCSYQKKGFDIKWVDDTHALGIFSSPITARDALSTKHLMVKTRPLSQGTRASKAKARAYAEYLQPAKERPETSAVLARRLVIGALGVRSNQTPAQRDAERRKLQEAQERKRLENKQREDAWEGRD